The sequence ATGGTACATTTTCTGGCAATCATCGAAATGGCGCAGGGGTTGCAACGGCTTATTTTATTTCCAGAGGTCTTGAGGTCGTTTCGGAAAATGATTGGCAAACAGTGGTCGATCATGAAAAGTAGAGATGTCAAAAAATAATCGAAGAATATTTTTCTGAAAAGGATTTTTGTACTAACTCTGCAAAGTTATTATGATCAATTGATCAAATCTTTAAAAAAATCCTCGAAAATCAAATAAGAACTATTGACTAATCGCTCTGAAATCGGTAACCTAAAAGGGATTGAAGATAGGAGTAACAACTATGGAAATTGAAAAAACCAATCGAATGAATGCGTTGTTTGAATTTTATTCTACTTTGTTGACAGAAAAACAAATGAATTATATGGAGATGTACTATGCGGATGATTTCTCATTAGGCGAGATTGCTGAAGAATACGATATCAGCCGCCAAGCAGTTTATGACAACATCAAACGGACTGAGAAGATCCTAGAAGAATATGAAAAAAAACTTCATCTATTTTCTGATTATATCGTCCGTGGAGAGTTACTAGAAACACTTAAAAGCTACGTGAACGAAACCTATCCGAAAGATACAACAATCATACAGTATATAGAACAAATACAAGAAGTAGAGGAATGAGATTATGGCTTTTGAAAGTTTAACAGATCGCCTACAACAGGCAATGAGCAAATTACGTCGTAAAGGGAAAGTATCTGAAGCTGACGTAAAAGAAATGATGAGAGAGATTCGCTTGGCGTTATTAGAAGCCGACGTAAATTTACAAGTTGTTAAAGATTTTACAAAACGAGTTCGTGACCGTGCAGTTGGTGTAGAAGTTCTTGAAAGCTTATCACCAGCTCAACAAATCGTTAAAATCGTTGATGAAGAATTAACAGCAACATTAGGGTCAGAAACAGTTGGCCTAAATAAGTCTGAACGCATTCCAACCGTGATCATGATGGTTGGTTTACAAGGAGCAGGTAAAACAACCTTTGGCGGTAAATTAGCGAATCATTTGATCAAGACAGAAAATGCACGTCCATTGATGATTGCAGCCGATGTTTATCGACCAGCAGCGATTGACCAGTTGAAAGTTTTAGGCCAACAATTGGATGTACCAGTTTTCGATATGGGGACTGAGACAAGTCCTGTAGAAATCGTACGTCAAGGGATGGAATTGGCTAAAGAAAAGAAAAATGATTACGTCCTAATCGATACTGCAGGTCGTCTGCATATTGATGAGACGTTGATGGATGAGCTAAAACAAATCAAAGATATCGCTCAACCCGATGATATCTTGCTTGTCGTTGATGCAATGACCGGTCAAGATGCAGTTAATGTTGCTGAAAGTTTCAATCAGCAATTAGGAATCACTGGTGTGGTTATCACCAAACTCGATGGAGACACTCGAGGTGGTGCGGCACTTTCTATTCGTTCCGTTACAGGCGCACCAATCAAATTCATCGGTTCAGGTGAAAAACTTACTGACTTAGAAATTTTCCATCCAGATCGTATGTCTAGCCGTATTTTAGGTATGGGCGATATGTTAACATTGATTGAAAAAGCCCAACAAGATTATGATGAGAAAAAAGCTGAAGAACTTGCAGTAAAAATGAAAGAAAACAGCTTTGATTTTAATGACTTTATTGAGCAATTAGATCAAGTAATGGGTATGGGACCAATTGAAGACTTGTTAAAAATGATTCCAGGAATGAACAATATGCCTGGCTTAGAAAATGTCAAAGTTGATCCGAAAGATGTGGCACGTAAAAAAGCAATGGTGCTTTCTATGACACCCGCTGAACGCGAAAATCCAGACTTATTAAATCCAAGCCGTCGCCGTAGAATTGCTGCAGGTTCAGGTAATAATGTAGTTGAAGTCAATCGGATGATCAAACAATTTAAAGAATCCAAAAAAATGATGCAGCAAATGTCCAAAGGAAATATGGATATTCCTGGTATGGATCAAATGCTTGGTGGAGGCATCAAAGGTAAACTAGGAAAAATGGCCATGAATCGCATGGTGAAGAAAAACAAGAAAAAGAAAAAAAAGAAAAAGTAACGTAGAAAAGAAAGCATACCAAAATCATAGATTCTGGTATGCTTTCTTTTTATAATTGAGATGGACCAGTAATTGTGCCATAGATCAGCAGAAGGGAATAATGGAGTAACCAATTTTATATTATAAACGTTTTCTTGAAAATTTTGCTAAAATAAAGAAAAGTTTTAAAAATAAAATTTAGCTATTGGAGGAGAAAAAGGTGAAACAGCGATGTTCTTGGGCGCAAGAGAATAAAAAAATGAAACTCTATCATGATACGATTTGGGGAGTTCCAGTATATGATGATCAGCGCCTGTTTAGAAAACTAGTATTGGATATCAACCAAGCTGGCTTGAGTTGGCAAACTATCTTGAATAAAGAGAACCACTTTGATGCCGCTTTTGATGATTTTGATATAAAAAAAGTTGCTTATTACGATGAAAGAAAAATCGAAGAACTTATGAATAATCCAGGCATTATCCGTAATCGTAGAAAAATCGAAGCAGCAATCTATAATGCTCAAAAAGTTATTGAGATCCAAAATGAGTTTGGTTCTTTTTCCAATTATTTATGGAGTTTTAATGCGCAACACGTTTTGAAAAATTCTTATCAAAATCAACTGGAGATACCTACAACAAATGAACTATCAGACAGAATAACCAAAGAGTTGAAAAAAAGAGGATTTAAGTTTGTAGGCAGTACGATCATCTATGCGTTTTTAGAAGCTGTTGGGATAATCAATGATCATGTAACAACATGCTTCCGATATGACGAAATAAAGTAAAAAATAGTCTAAACCAAAACATTATTTAAGTTTGGTTTAGACTATTTAATTTTAATCAACTATTTTTTCTAGAAAAGCAAGATAAGCATCAACAATTGTTCTGAAAAAACTCATGGTGTTTTCAGCAATCGTCCCATCATCGTTGATTAGATTTACTATATTGCCGATGTATGCTTCTGGTTGTTGTAAGGTCGGAACATTAAGAAAAACCAATGATTGGCGTAAATGATGATTTGCACCAAAAGCACTTAATGCGCCAGGGGACACGCTAACAACTAGTCCTGGTTTGCCATCCCATACATTTTGACCATAAGGACGTGAACCAACATCCAAAGCATTTTTTAAAACACCAGGAACAGAGCGATTATATTCTGGTGTGACAAAAACAAGACCAGTCAGTGTTTTTACTTCTTCTCTAAATTTCGTCCAAGCAGCAGGAGGCGTACCTTCGTCATCCAAATCTTGATTGTACATCTCTAATTCATGTAAATCGATAAAAACAGGTTCATAATCTTCTGGGAATAAACTGGATATGGCAACGGCCACTTTTTTACTATAAGAATCTTTTCTCAAACTTCCGACAAAAAAACCGATTTTTTTCTTCATAAATCTTTCCTCCATTCAATAAATAACGTTGTTTATTTTATTTTAAGCCGAGAAGATTGTTTTTGCAAGAAATCGATCTTTAGAGCAATCATCAGAATGTTATAAGCAAATCAATGTTCAGCAATATGTATCCTCTATATAATTAAAGCAACAAAATTTTTAGAAAAACGAGGGATAAAATGATGATGAGTGTTAAACGATTTGCTAAAATCAGTGCTTTTTTGTGTATTTTTTGGTTGCTGGTCATTGGTATTTCTACGAAAACAAGAGCAGTAGAGAACAGCTCTAGCACGATTGAAACACATACAATCTCAAGTACCGAAAATAAGGAACCTCAATCTAAAATCAGCGCCACAACGAATAGTGATAGCACAACACTCTCAACTGAAGAAAGTAGCATTGAAAACCAAATAAATCTTCAACCAACTGTAAAAGCAAACAAAGAGTACGGGTCTGAGTTGTTAACTAGTGTAAGTCTGACAGATATTGCTAATAATCTCGTTCATCGAGTGAAAAATAGCGATAAAATCAA is a genomic window of Enterococcus haemoperoxidus ATCC BAA-382 containing:
- a CDS encoding putative DNA-binding protein — encoded protein: MEIEKTNRMNALFEFYSTLLTEKQMNYMEMYYADDFSLGEIAEEYDISRQAVYDNIKRTEKILEEYEKKLHLFSDYIVRGELLETLKSYVNETYPKDTTIIQYIEQIQEVEE
- the ffh gene encoding signal recognition particle protein — protein: MAFESLTDRLQQAMSKLRRKGKVSEADVKEMMREIRLALLEADVNLQVVKDFTKRVRDRAVGVEVLESLSPAQQIVKIVDEELTATLGSETVGLNKSERIPTVIMMVGLQGAGKTTFGGKLANHLIKTENARPLMIAADVYRPAAIDQLKVLGQQLDVPVFDMGTETSPVEIVRQGMELAKEKKNDYVLIDTAGRLHIDETLMDELKQIKDIAQPDDILLVVDAMTGQDAVNVAESFNQQLGITGVVITKLDGDTRGGAALSIRSVTGAPIKFIGSGEKLTDLEIFHPDRMSSRILGMGDMLTLIEKAQQDYDEKKAEELAVKMKENSFDFNDFIEQLDQVMGMGPIEDLLKMIPGMNNMPGLENVKVDPKDVARKKAMVLSMTPAERENPDLLNPSRRRRIAAGSGNNVVEVNRMIKQFKESKKMMQQMSKGNMDIPGMDQMLGGGIKGKLGKMAMNRMVKKNKKKKKKKK
- a CDS encoding NADPH-dependent FMN reductase — translated: MKKKIGFFVGSLRKDSYSKKVAVAISSLFPEDYEPVFIDLHELEMYNQDLDDEGTPPAAWTKFREEVKTLTGLVFVTPEYNRSVPGVLKNALDVGSRPYGQNVWDGKPGLVVSVSPGALSAFGANHHLRQSLVFLNVPTLQQPEAYIGNIVNLINDDGTIAENTMSFFRTIVDAYLAFLEKIVD
- a CDS encoding DNA-3-methyladenine glycosylase I, with protein sequence MKQRCSWAQENKKMKLYHDTIWGVPVYDDQRLFRKLVLDINQAGLSWQTILNKENHFDAAFDDFDIKKVAYYDERKIEELMNNPGIIRNRRKIEAAIYNAQKVIEIQNEFGSFSNYLWSFNAQHVLKNSYQNQLEIPTTNELSDRITKELKKRGFKFVGSTIIYAFLEAVGIINDHVTTCFRYDEIK